TTGACGCCGGTGATGAGGTTGAACGTCGTCGACTTGCCCGCGCCGTTCGGGCCGATCAGGCCGGTGATCGACCCGGCGTCGACCGCGAAGCTCGCGCCGTCGACCGCGACGATGCCACCGAAGCGCTTTCGGAGGTTCTCGACGCGGAGTGCGGGTTCGGCCACCGTTCGGTCGGTCGCAGTCTCGTCGGAATCGGCCCCCCTCTCCGGGACGCTCTCGGTGTCACTCATCGGATTCCTCCCGGCCGCCGTCTGCGGCCGTCGCCGTCGTCCGCGGTCGTCGCGAGAGGTCGGTCGCGGCGGCGATCTCCTTTCTGTGGCCGAGCACGCCGTCGGGCCGCCAGAGCATCAACAGGATCAACACCACCCCGACGAGCATGAACCGGATCTGGTCGAGGTTGCCGACGGCGTAGCCGAGCAGCGCGAGCGGGTCGGCGGCGACGACCGCGTCGTAGATCGTCGGTGGCGACCGCACCGAGAGGTTCGCGTCGACGATCCGCCGGACGAACGGCGGCCCCTCCCAGAGCGCGGCCGCGAAGACGATGCCGCCGACGATGCTGCCCGCGTTCGAGCCGGCGCCCCCGATGATCAGCGCGACGAAGACGTAGAAGGTGAGGATCGGCAGGAACGAGTCGGGCGTGACGAAGCCCCGGCCGCCCTGCCAGAGGATCCCGCCGAGGCCCATCAGCGCGCAGCCGAGCATGAACACCGTGATCTTCGTCGTCTTAGTGTGCTTGCCGAGCGATCGGGCGGCGAGTTCGTCCTCGCGGATCGCCTTCAGCACCCGGCCGAACGGCGAGTACGCGATCCGAGCGAGCAGGACGTAGAGCGCGATCACGCAGGCGAGCAGCACGAGCGTGTAGAGAGCGCTCTGGATCACCGAGGACTGGATGCCGACCGCCGCGCCGACGGCGAACAGCGCGTCGCCGAGCGCCGAGAGGACGGGGAGATCGAGCAGCCAGGGGATGACGCTGTTCGTCGCGGTGAAGGAGATGCCGCTCCCCCCGCCGGTCCCGAGTTCGAGCCCCGCGACCTCGAACTCACGGAGCGAACCCGAGAGCACGCTCAGGCGGATGATCTCCGAGAGCCCGAGCGTGACGATCGCGAAGTAGTCAGCACGGAGCCTGAGCGCGGGGAGCGCGGCGACGAGGCCGACGAGCGCCGCGGCGGCCATCCCGCCGACGATACCTACCGGGAGCGGGAGACCGAGCCCGGCGGGTGAGCCGTCGACGGGTGCGGTGAGGATCGCCATCGCGTAGACGCCGACGGCCATGAAGCCCGCGACGCCGATGTTGAACAGTCCAGTGTAGCCCCAGTGGAGGTTGAGCGCGAGGGTGAGGATCGCGTAGACCGCCGCGAAGTAGGTGACTCGCCTCAACGTGCTCACGATGCCGTTCAGGCTGAGTCCGAGCGCGAGCCCGAAGAGGACGAAGAGGACGTAGCTGGCGAGCAGAAACCCGAAGACGAGCAGCAGATCGACCTGCCAGCGCGAGAACCCCTCGGTGCGTTCCTCGACGGCTCTTCGGGCGTCGGAGATCCTCCCACCGATCCGATCGCTCGCGCTCATGCGGTCTCGACCCCCCCGAACAGCCCCTGTGGGCGGAAGATCAACACGGCGATCAT
This region of Halalkalicoccus sp. CGA53 genomic DNA includes:
- a CDS encoding branched-chain amino acid ABC transporter permease, yielding MSASDRIGGRISDARRAVEERTEGFSRWQVDLLLVFGFLLASYVLFVLFGLALGLSLNGIVSTLRRVTYFAAVYAILTLALNLHWGYTGLFNIGVAGFMAVGVYAMAILTAPVDGSPAGLGLPLPVGIVGGMAAAALVGLVAALPALRLRADYFAIVTLGLSEIIRLSVLSGSLREFEVAGLELGTGGGSGISFTATNSVIPWLLDLPVLSALGDALFAVGAAVGIQSSVIQSALYTLVLLACVIALYVLLARIAYSPFGRVLKAIREDELAARSLGKHTKTTKITVFMLGCALMGLGGILWQGGRGFVTPDSFLPILTFYVFVALIIGGAGSNAGSIVGGIVFAAALWEGPPFVRRIVDANLSVRSPPTIYDAVVAADPLALLGYAVGNLDQIRFMLVGVVLILLMLWRPDGVLGHRKEIAAATDLSRRPRTTATAADGGREESDE